Proteins encoded together in one Mus musculus strain C57BL/6J chromosome 16, GRCm38.p6 C57BL/6J window:
- the Vasn gene encoding vasorin precursor, giving the protein MHSRSCLPPLLLLLLVLLGSGVQGCPSGCQCNQPQTVFCTARQGTTVPRDVPPDTVGLYIFENGITTLDVGCFAGLPGLQLLDLSQNQITSLPGGIFQPLVNLSNLDLTANKLHEISNETFRGLRRLERLYLGKNRIRHIQPGAFDALDRLLELKLPDNELRVLPPLHLPRLLLLDLSHNSIPALEAGILDTANVEALRLAGLGLRQLDEGLFGRLLNLHDLDVSDNQLEHMPSVIQGLRGLTRLRLAGNTRIAQIRPEDLAGLTALQELDVSNLSLQALPSDLSSLFPRLRLLAAARNPFNCLCPLSWFGPWVRENHVVLASPEETRCHFPPKNAGRLLLDLDYADFGCPVTTTTATVPTIRSTIREPTLSTSSQAPTWPSLTEPTTQASTVLSTAPPTMRPAPQPQDCPASICLNGGSCRLGARHHWECLCPEGFIGLYCESPVEQGMKPSSIPDTPRPPPLLPLSIEPVSPTSLRVKLQRYLQGNTVQLRSLRLTYRNLSGPDKRLVTLRLPASLAEYTVTQLRPNATYSICVTPLGAGRTPEGEEACGEANTSQAVRSNHAPVTQAREGNLPLLIAPALAAVLLAVLAAAGAAYCVRRARATSTAQDKGQVGPGTGPLELEGVKAPLEPGSKATEGGGEALSGGPECEVPLMGYPGPSLQGVLPAKHYI; this is encoded by the coding sequence CAGTGCCCCGAGACGTGCCACCTGACACAGTGGGCCTGTACATCTTTGAGAACGGCATCACGACACTTGATGTGGGCTGTTTTGCTGGCCTTCCGGGCCTGCAGCTTCTGGACTTGTCACAGAACCAGATCACTAGCCTGCCCGGGGGCATCTTTCAGCCACTTGTTAACCTCAGTAACCTGGACCTGACTGCCAACAAACTGCACGAGATCTCCAACGAGACCTTCCGTGGCCTGCGGCGCCTGGAGCGCCTCTACCTGGGCAAGAACCGAATTCGCCACATCCAACCGGGTGCCTTCGACGCGCTTGATCGCCTCCTGGAGCTCAAGCTGCCAGACAATGAGCTTCGGGTGTTGCCCCCATTGCACTTGCCCCGCCTGCTGCTGCTTGACCTCAGCCACAACAGCATCCCAGCCCTGGAAGCCGGAATACTGGATACCGCCAATGTAGAGGCATTGAGGTTGGCTGGCCTAGGGCTGCGGCAGCTGGATGAGGGGCTTTTTGGCCGCCTTCTCAACCTCCATGACTTGGATGTTTCTGACAACCAGTTGGAGCATATGCCATCTGTGATTCAAGGCCTGCGTGGCCTGACACGCCTGCGGCTGGCTGGCAACACCCGTATTGCCCAGATACGGCCCGAGGACCTCGCTGGTCTGACTGCCCTACAGGAATTGGATGTGAGCAACCTAAGCCTGCAGGCCCTGCCCAGTGACCTCTCGAGTCTCTTTCCCCGCCTGCGCCTCTTAGCAGCTGCCAGGAACCCCTTCAACTGCTTGTGCCCCTTGAGCTGGTTTGGTCCTTGGGTGCGTGAGAACCATGTTGTGTTGGCCAGCCCTGAGGAGACGCGTTGTCACTTTCCACCCAAGAATGCTGGCCGACTGCTCCTGGATCTGGATTATGCAGATTTTGGCTGCCCAGTCACCACTACCACGGCCACAGTACCTACTATAAGGTCTACTATCAGGGAACCCACACTTTCAACTTCTAGCCAAGCTCCCACCTGGCCCAGCCTCACAGAGCCAACTACCCAGGCCTCCACCGTACTATCGACTGCCCCACCAACCATGAGGCCAGCTCCTCAGCCCCAGGACTGTCCAGCATCCATCTGCCTGAATGGTGGTAGCTGCCGTTTGGGAGCAAGACACCACTGGGAGTGCCTATGCCCTGAGGGCTTCATTGGCCTGTACTGTGAGAGTCCAGTGGAGCAAGGGATGAAGCCCAGCTCCATACCAGACACTCCAAGGCCCCCTCCACTGCTGCCTCTCAGCATTGAGCCGGTGAGCCCCACCTCCTTGCGTGTGAAGCTGCAGCGCTACTTGCAGGGTAACACTGTGCAGCTACGGAGCCTCCGGCTCACCTATCGCAACCTGTCTGGCCCTGACAAACGACTGGTGACATTACGGCTGCCTGCTTCACTTGCAGAGTATACAGTCACCCAGCTGCGACCCAATGCCACCTATTCTATCTGTGTCACACCCTTGGGAGCTGGACGGACACCTGAAGGTGAGGAGGCCTGTGGGGAGGCCAACACTTCCCAGGCAGTCCGCTCTAACCATGCCCCAGTTACCCAGGCCCGTGAGGGCAACCTGCCACTCCTCATTGCGCCTGCCCTGGCTGCTGTACTTCTGGCTGTGTTAGCCGCTGCAGGGGCAGCCTACTGTGTGCGGCGGGCACGGGCAACTTCTACAGCTCAGGACAAAGGGCAGGTGGGGCCAGGGACTGGACCCCTGGAACTAGAGGGGGTGAAAGCCCCTTTGGAGCCAGGCTCCAAGGCAacagagggaggtggggaggcttTGTCAGGTGGTCCTGAATGTGAGGTGCCTCTTATGGGCTACCCAGGGCCCAGCCTTCAGGGGGTCCTCCCTGCTAAGCACTACATTTAG